Proteins encoded within one genomic window of Oryza brachyantha chromosome 7, ObraRS2, whole genome shotgun sequence:
- the LOC102720063 gene encoding E3 ubiquitin-protein ligase DIS1-like, translating into MASATYLDDANSDVIDPPKNEEILDVTELVGDHTQHSPKPNVMVSGNVRELLECPVCLNAMYPPIHQCSNGHTLCSGCKPRVHNRCPTCRHELGNIRCLALEKVAASLELPCKYQNFGCLGIYPYYCKLKHESQCQYRPYTCPYAGSECTVAGDIQYLVSHLKDDHKVDMHNGSTFNHRYVKSNPHEVENATWMLTVFSCFGQYFCLHFEAFQLGMAPVYIAFLRFMGDDAEAKNYSYSLEVGGSGRKMTWQGVPRSIRDSHRKVRDSYDGLIIQRNMALFFSGGDKKELKLRVTGRIWKEQ; encoded by the exons ATGGCATCAGCTACTTATCTTGATGATGCCAATTCTGACGTTATTGATCCTCCAAAGAATGAGGAGATATTGGATGTTACTGAACTTGTTGGTGATCACACCCAGCATTCACCAAAACCAAATGTGATGGTCTCTGGCAATGTGCGTGAACTACTGGAATGCCCTGTTTGTCTAAATGCCATGTATCCTCCAATTCATCAG TGCTCCAATGGTCATACTCTCTGTTCTGGATGCAAGCCAAGGGTTCACAATCGCTGCCCAACTTGCAGACATGAATTGGGCAATATAAGATGCCTTGCTTTGGAAAAGGTAGCTGCATCGCTAGAGCTTCCATGCAAATATCAGAACTTTGGGTGCTTGGGCATATATCCTTATTATTGCAAGCTGAAGCATGAGTCACAGTGCCAATACAGGCCCTATACCTGCCCATATGCTGGATCTGAATGCACTGTTGCTGGTGACATTCAATATCTAGTAAGTCACTTGAAAGATGATCATAAGGTTGACATGCACAATGGAAGCACCTTCAATCATCGCTATGTCAAATCGAATCCTCATGAAGTTGAGAATGCTACCTGGATGCTCACG GTTTTCAGCTGCTTTGGCCAGTACTTCTGCCTGCACTTTGAGGCATTCCAGTTGGGCATGGCACCTGTCTACATTGCCTTCCTGCGGTTCATGGGAGATGATGCAGAAGCCAAGAACTATAGCTACAGCCTGGAGGTTGGGGGCAGTGGTCGAAAGATGACCTGGCAAGGCGTCCCAAGAAGCATCAGAGACAGCCACAGGAAAGTTCGGGACAGTTACGACGGGCTAATCATCCAGCGGAACATGGCACTATTCTTCTCCGGTGGTGACAAGAAGGAGCTCAAACTGCGTGTCACAGGAAGGATTTGGAAGGAACAATAA
- the LOC121055026 gene encoding uncharacterized protein At5g39865-like: MEDGCSKAAMSGGGGGGSGSCGKKPFHFARSLTYHHHQGHRLLPPAAKWRRHQLADEPRARPKAVVLYTTSLRGVRRTFADCSSVRAILRGFRVAVDERDVSMDAAFRRELQSLLDARGRAFSLPQLLIGGRFVGGADEVRQLHESGQLRRLLDGAAGQDPAYVCDGCGGVRFVPCTACGGGRKVFIEEEDRVQRCVDCNENGLVRCPNCCS, from the coding sequence ATGGAGGATGGCTGCAGCAAGGCGGCTATgagtggtggaggaggaggagggagcgggagCTGCGGCAAGAAGCCGTTCCACTTCGCGAGGTCCCTGacgtaccaccaccaccagggGCACCggctgctgccgccggcggcgaagtgGAGGCGGCACCAGCTCGCGGACGAGCCGCGGGCGAGGCCCAAGGCGGTGGTGCTGTACACGACGTCGCTGCGGGGGGTGCGGCGCACGTTCGCGGACTGCTCCTCGGTGCGCGCCATCCTGCGCGGGttccgcgtcgccgtcgacgagcgcGACGTGTCCATGGACGCCGCGTTCCGCCGCGAGCTGCAGTCCCTGCTcgacgcgcgcgggcgcgccTTCTCTCTCCCGCAGCTCCTGATCGGGGGCCGCTTCgtgggcggcgccgacgaggtgcGGCAGCTGCACGAGAGCGGGCAGCTGCGGCGGCtcctcgacggcgccgccggccaggACCCGGCCTACGTCTGcgacggctgcggcggcgtccgGTTCGTCCCCTGCAccgcctgcggcggcggccgcaagGTGTTCATCGAGGAGGAAGATCGCGTGCAGCGTTGCGTCGATTGCAACGAGAACGGATTGGTACGCTGCCCTAATTGCTGTTCTTGA